In Microcoleus sp. FACHB-831, one genomic interval encodes:
- a CDS encoding DevA family ABC transporter ATP-binding protein: protein MHREPVVAINNLNHYFGKGGLKKQVLFDVSLEIQPGEIVIMTGPSGSGKTTLLTMMGGLRSPQEGSLKVLGQELRGGGKNQLVKVRRNIGYIFQAHNLLKCLTAVQNVQMSIELHQGISNEEVRKRSIAMLEAVGLGERVNYYPDNLSGGQKQRVAIARALVSHPKLVLADEPTAALDSKSGRDVVEIMQRLAKEQGCTILMVTHDNRILDIADRIIHMEDGHLTRNAALAVDAPL from the coding sequence ATGCATAGAGAACCTGTTGTTGCAATTAATAATCTCAATCACTACTTTGGTAAAGGTGGACTAAAAAAGCAGGTTTTATTCGATGTAAGCCTGGAAATCCAACCAGGAGAAATTGTGATTATGACGGGGCCATCGGGGTCAGGAAAAACTACATTACTGACGATGATGGGGGGATTGCGATCGCCTCAAGAAGGAAGTCTGAAAGTATTAGGCCAAGAGCTGCGTGGAGGCGGAAAAAATCAGCTAGTAAAGGTGCGGCGCAATATTGGCTATATTTTCCAAGCTCACAATTTACTCAAGTGTTTAACAGCAGTCCAAAACGTGCAGATGTCTATCGAACTGCACCAAGGCATAAGTAATGAAGAAGTCCGCAAAAGATCCATTGCCATGCTAGAAGCGGTGGGACTAGGCGAACGAGTAAATTACTACCCTGATAATCTATCTGGGGGACAAAAACAAAGGGTAGCGATCGCTCGCGCCCTCGTCAGTCATCCTAAGTTAGTATTAGCAGACGAACCAACTGCCGCCTTAGATAGCAAATCAGGTCGCGATGTAGTCGAGATAATGCAACGTCTGGCAAAAGAGCAGGGGTGTACCATCTTGATGGTGACTCACGATAATCGCATCTTGGATATTGCGGATCGCATTATACACATGGAAGACGGTCATCTCACCCGCAATGCAGCTTTGGCTGTAGATGCGCCACTTTAG
- the devC gene encoding ABC transporter permease DevC produces the protein MKIPLAWLQLTREKMRLLVALAGIGFADILMFIQLGFRDALFDSSVNLHKNLNGDIFIISPQSTALIALKSFPERRLYQARSFEGVKSTSPVYVGFALWKNPETKNTRQILVLGFNPADNILTFPSVEQNLEKIKFPDVVLFDDASRAEFGSVAKDFKEGKIVETEVESRKVRVEGLFTLGASFGADGNIITSDLNFLRMFGGRRQKGLIDIGIINLEAGANVEAVVKNMREQLPSDVTVFSHEEFIAHEKSYWQSGTSIGFIFGLGTAMGFVVGTVIVYQILYTDVADHLAEYATLKAMGYTDMYLLGIVFQEALILAFLGFMPGAGIASGLYIFIQSGTNLPIAMTVARSIMILCMTIIMCMISGAIAVRKLRAADPADIF, from the coding sequence ATGAAAATCCCCTTAGCTTGGTTACAACTTACCCGCGAGAAAATGCGCTTGCTAGTGGCGCTTGCTGGGATTGGCTTCGCTGACATTTTAATGTTTATACAGTTGGGTTTCCGGGATGCCCTATTTGACAGTTCGGTGAATCTGCATAAAAATTTAAACGGGGATATTTTTATAATTAGCCCGCAGTCAACGGCGTTGATTGCTCTGAAAAGCTTTCCCGAACGGCGGTTGTATCAGGCGCGAAGCTTTGAGGGTGTTAAATCGACTAGCCCGGTGTATGTTGGTTTTGCCTTGTGGAAAAATCCTGAAACAAAGAATACGAGGCAAATTCTAGTATTGGGGTTTAATCCTGCCGATAATATTCTGACTTTTCCTTCAGTTGAGCAGAATTTAGAGAAGATTAAATTTCCCGATGTTGTGTTATTTGATGATGCTTCTAGAGCGGAATTTGGCTCGGTGGCTAAGGATTTTAAAGAAGGTAAAATTGTTGAAACAGAAGTAGAAAGCCGCAAGGTAAGAGTTGAAGGATTATTCACTCTGGGGGCATCTTTTGGAGCCGATGGTAATATTATTACCAGCGATTTAAACTTTTTGCGGATGTTTGGAGGTAGACGGCAGAAAGGTTTAATCGATATTGGTATTATTAATTTAGAAGCAGGGGCAAATGTAGAGGCAGTTGTCAAAAATATGCGAGAGCAATTGCCCAGCGATGTAACAGTTTTTTCCCATGAAGAATTTATAGCCCACGAAAAAAGTTATTGGCAAAGTGGTACGTCAATTGGCTTTATTTTCGGATTGGGAACGGCGATGGGGTTTGTAGTGGGTACGGTAATTGTTTATCAAATACTTTATACGGATGTAGCCGACCACTTGGCTGAATACGCTACGCTCAAAGCAATGGGTTACACCGATATGTATTTATTGGGTATAGTGTTTCAAGAAGCTTTGATTTTGGCATTTTTAGGGTTTATGCCGGGAGCGGGAATTGCATCGGGACTTTATATTTTTATCCAAAGCGGTACGAATTTACCAATTGCGATGACTGTGGCTAGATCGATAATGATTTTATGTATGACTATTATTATGTGCATGATTTCGGGCGCGATCGCTGTCCGTAAACTACGGGCGGCAGATCCAGCAGATATATTCTAG
- a CDS encoding D-Ala-D-Ala carboxypeptidase family metallohydrolase: MPTLTPDQRNYYYLQEAEKSAIHKAILPVLYQARSSPSLADGETGLAIVAANSINDLETEFTKLPQPNLAYLERSPAAIAGDIVEDYSGLPHQRDALLEKLVIWRLLDTREAALAKLSEQLASLFSCANIPNIVDAIVRIVTSWYRPPNVNHAVIGAPYSRHIVGDALDFTCAGLSGNRLCWFLDPSWLRLHWQILLTSATFMLVATERDRDTKIFSTYKV, encoded by the coding sequence ATGCCAACACTGACACCAGACCAGCGGAACTACTACTATCTCCAAGAAGCCGAAAAATCTGCCATTCATAAGGCAATTTTGCCAGTTCTTTATCAGGCTCGCTCTTCACCTTCCCTTGCAGATGGTGAAACAGGGTTGGCCATTGTCGCCGCCAATAGCATCAACGACTTGGAAACCGAATTTACAAAACTGCCACAGCCAAATCTAGCTTATCTAGAGCGATCGCCAGCAGCGATCGCTGGTGACATCGTGGAAGACTACTCTGGTTTACCGCACCAAAGAGATGCCCTACTTGAAAAGCTGGTGATCTGGCGCTTGTTGGATACGCGAGAAGCCGCGTTAGCCAAGCTTTCCGAACAACTCGCATCCTTATTCTCTTGCGCCAATATCCCAAACATCGTGGATGCTATCGTGCGTATTGTCACAAGCTGGTATCGTCCCCCAAACGTCAATCACGCCGTCATTGGTGCCCCATATAGCCGTCATATCGTTGGGGATGCGCTAGATTTTACATGCGCGGGTCTTTCTGGCAATCGACTTTGCTGGTTCCTTGACCCTTCGTGGCTTCGGTTGCACTGGCAAATATTATTAACCTCTGCCACATTTATGCTCGTAGCTACGGAGCGCGATCGCGACACTAAAATATTTAGCACCTATAAAGTATAA
- a CDS encoding HAD family hydrolase — MLFVPVNQALTNNSFKNIRLVATDMDGTLTSEGKFTASLLHALEDLAENGFSVLIVTGRSAGWVSGLASYLPVKGAIAENGGLFYYREEPVALTPIPDFIVHRHQLADVFDQLKAKFPQIQESADNRFRLTDWTFDNRNITISELQIMGELCNEMGWGFTYSSVQCHIKPQQQDKANGLLKVLAEYFPHVTPEEVITVGDSPNDESLFDARYFPVSVGVANVLEYANQLNHKPAYVTTAAEGKGFEEVARSLLISVAT; from the coding sequence ATGCTTTTTGTACCCGTTAATCAGGCTCTAACAAACAATTCCTTTAAAAATATTCGTCTTGTGGCGACGGATATGGATGGCACTCTGACTTCTGAAGGTAAGTTTACAGCAAGTTTGCTCCATGCTTTGGAGGATTTAGCTGAAAATGGGTTTTCTGTGTTGATTGTTACCGGGCGATCGGCTGGTTGGGTCAGCGGTTTGGCGAGTTACTTGCCCGTGAAGGGCGCGATCGCGGAAAATGGCGGCTTATTTTACTACCGCGAGGAACCCGTTGCTTTGACGCCGATTCCCGATTTTATTGTCCATCGACACCAACTAGCTGATGTTTTTGACCAACTAAAGGCTAAATTTCCTCAAATTCAAGAGTCTGCCGATAATCGTTTTCGCCTCACTGATTGGACTTTTGATAATCGCAACATCACGATATCTGAGTTACAAATAATGGGTGAATTATGCAATGAGATGGGTTGGGGTTTTACTTACAGTTCGGTGCAGTGCCATATCAAACCCCAGCAACAGGATAAGGCCAATGGTTTGCTTAAAGTTTTGGCTGAATATTTTCCCCATGTGACGCCAGAGGAAGTTATTACAGTTGGGGATAGTCCTAATGATGAGAGTTTATTTGATGCCAGATATTTTCCCGTTTCTGTAGGCGTGGCAAATGTATTGGAGTATGCAAATCAGTTGAATCATAAGCCTGCTTACGTGACAACTGCTGCTGAGGGTAAAGGGTTTGAAGAAGTAGCGCGATCGCTGTTAATATCAGTTGCAACTTAA